The Chroicocephalus ridibundus chromosome 3, bChrRid1.1, whole genome shotgun sequence genome has a segment encoding these proteins:
- the UFL1 gene encoding E3 UFM1-protein ligase 1, whose product MAAAWEEIRRLAADFQRAQFAEVAHRLSERNCIEIVTKLIAEKQLEVVHTLDGKEYVTPAQISREIRDELHVSGGRVNIVDLQQVINVDLLHIENRANDIVKSEKTIQLVLGQLINQSYLDQLAEEINDKLQETGQVTISELCKAYDLPGDFLLQALSRRLGRIIHGQLDQENRGVIFTEAFVSRHRARIRGLFTAITRPTPVSTLITRYGFQEHLLYSVLEELVNTGRLKGTVVGGRQDKAVFVPDIYARTQSNWVDSFFKQNGYLEFDALYRLGITDPSGYIKKRFKSTQLLFLRAACVGQEIVDQVEASVEEAISSGSWIDIATLLPSSLSVEDTGILLQQVMRSLSKNSSGLVFSDTIVVSEKFLSSCADLFSDTMQQKAEKEMKSNPVNLITEEDLKQASGLENSYANKKDKKDERRKKATEGSGSVRGGGGGNAREIKIKKTKKKGRKDADSDEESQATSTGRNKQPEFPFMSQEEIQDVLKAHMQDCPEELITELAEHLIRPLTKTYQEVVRSVFTSSTSSSGASRRQTMKDLQEEFSNLYNNIRLFEKGTKHFTDETQTNLAKHLLKTVCTDITNLIFNFLASDSMMTTENYSTITNEVRTKILGKLPEDTKGPLTKLHTSLNGKSIEDFLSCLDSAVDICGIMVKKGDKKKERQVLFQHRQALIEQLKVTEDPALVLHLTSVLLFQFTTHCMLHAPGRSVPQIINFLSGKIPEDQHSLLVKYQGLVVKQLISQTKKTEQGDGDTTDNLEEEEGADAIRKELQEITTSIKDLVLRPRKSSVTEE is encoded by the exons ATGGCGGCCGCCTGGGAGGAGATCCGGCGCCTGGCAGCCGATTTCCAGCGGGCGCAATTTGCGGAGGTGGCCCACAG ATTGTCAGAACGGAACTGTATAGAAATTGTCACCAAACTGATCGCAGAAAAGCAGTTGGAAGTAGTGCACACGCTTGATGGAAAAGAGTATGTCACTCCAGCACAGATTAGTAGGGAGATCCGGGATGAGCTTCATGTTTCTGGTG gtcgAGTAAACATTGTTGACTTACAACAG gTAATAAATGTGGACCTTCTGCACATTGAAAACAGAGCTAACGACATTGTTAAATCAGAAAAAACTATTCAGCTTGTACTGGGACAGCTTATAAACCA gagTTACCTGGATCAATTggcagaagaaataaatgataaACTACAAGAAACTGGCCAGGTGACAATATCGGAACTCTGCAAGGCATATGACCTCCCAGGAGACTTCCTGTTACAG GCATTATCCAGGCGTTTGGGTAGAATTATTCATGGACAACTAGACCAGGAAAACCGTGGGGTAATTTTTACAGAAGCCTTTGTGTCCCGGCATCGAGCACGCATTCGTGGTCTCTTCACTGCAATTACTCG gcCTACGCCTGTAAGTACCTTGATCACTCGGTATGGATTTCAAGAACATTTACTTTACT cTGTGCTAGAAGAGCTTGTTAATACTGGTCGTCTAAAAGGCACCGTGGTTGGTGGGAGACAGGATAAGGCTGTGTTTGTTCCAGACATCTATGCCAGGACTCAGAGCAACTGGGTGGATTCCTTTTTCAAGCAGAATGGTTACTTAG AATTTGATGCGTTGTACAGACTTGGCATCACCGACCCATCaggctacattaaaaaaagattcaaGTCTACACAACTCTTATTTCTGAGAGCAGCTTGTGTTGGTCAAGAAATTGTGGATCAAGTTGAAGCCTCTGTAGAGGAAGCCATCAGCTCTGGCAGCTGGATAGATATAGCA ACTCTTCTGCCGAGTTCATTGTCAGTAGAAGATACTGGGATTTTGCTTCAGCAAGTAATGAGATCTTTAAGCAAAAATTCTTCAGGTTTGGTCTTCAGTGACACCATTGTGGTCAGTGAGAAATTTCTAAGCAGCTGTGCTGATCTGTTTTCTGATACAATGcaacagaaagctgaaaag GAGATGAAAAGTAACCCTGTTAATTTAATCACTGAAGAAGATTTAAAACAGGCTTCTGGTCTAGAGAATTCATATGCtaataaaaaggacaaaaaggatgaaagaagaaagaaagcaacAG AGGGCAGTGGAAgcgtgagaggaggaggaggtggtaaTGCTAGAGAAATCAAGATCAAGAAAaccaagaagaaaggaagaaaggatgcCGACAGTGATGAAGAGTCACAAGCAACTAGCACTG GTAGGAATAAGCAGCCAGAGTTCCCTTTCATGTCACAAGAGGAAATTCAGGATGTTTTAAAGGCTCACATGCAGGATTGCCCTGAAGAGCTGATTACAGAACTTGCTGAACACCTAATAAG ACCTTTAACAAAAACTTATCAGGAAGTTGTGCGTTCTGTTTTTACATCTTCAACATCATCCTCTGGAGCTAGCAGAAGACAGACTATGAAGGACTTGCAGGAGGAATTCTCAAACTTGTACAACAACATTCGGTTATTTGAAAAGGGAACAAAGCATTTCACAG atgAGACTCAGACTAATCTTGCCAAACACCTGTTGAAGACTGTCTGTACAGACATTACAAATCTTATTTTCAACTTCCTAGCATCTGATTCAATGATGACAACAGAAAATTATTCTACAATCACAAATGAG GTCCGGACCAAGATTTTAGGTAAATTGCCAGAAGACACCAAAGGTCCTTTAACTAAACTGCATACTTCTCTGAATGGCAAG AGCATAGAAGATTTTCTTTCATGCCTTGATTCTGCAGTGGATATTTGTGGTATTATGgtgaaaaaaggagacaaaaagaaggaaag GCAAGTCCTATTTCAGCACAGACAAGCTCTGATTGAACAGCTGAAAGTCACAGAAGATCCAGCTCTTGTTCTGCACCTGACATCAGTACTGTTATTTCAGTTTACAACCCACTGTATGCTTCATGCACCAGGAAGATCAGTACCGCAGATCATTAATTTCCTAAGTGGCAAGATCCCAGAG GATCAGCATTCTCTGTTAGTCAAATACCAGGGATTAGTCGTGAAACAACTGATCAGTCAGACTAAGAAAACTGAACAGGGAGACGGTGACACAACAGATaacctggaggaggaggaaggagcagatgCCATTCGAAAAGAGCTCCAAGAAATCACTACCTCTATCAAGGATCTTGTTCTCAGACCTAGGAAATCTTCTGTAACAGAGGAATAA